The Molothrus ater isolate BHLD 08-10-18 breed brown headed cowbird chromosome 1, BPBGC_Mater_1.1, whole genome shotgun sequence genome includes a window with the following:
- the LOC118684305 gene encoding transmembrane protein 14C-like — translation MEYDWLGFGYAALVAAGGVVGYVKAGSVPSLAAGLLFGGLAGLGAYQQSKDPKNVWLSLVASGTLSTVMGMRFYNSKKAMPGIIAGASLLMVGRLGLQMMEKPIKP, via the exons ATGGAGTACGACTGGCTGGGCTTCGGCTACGCGGCGCTGGTGGCGGCGGGCGGTGTCGTGGGCTACGTCAAGGCAG gCAGCGTCCCGTCTCTAGCTGCCGGTCTGCTGTTCGGCGGCTTAGCGGGACTAGGCGCGTACCAGCAGTCCAAAGATCCAAAGAATGTGTGGCTTTCCCTCG TGGCATCTGGCACCTTGTCTACTGTTATGGGAATGAGATTTTACAACTCCAAAAAGGCAATGCCCGGGATAATTGCTGGTGCCAG TTTACTGATGGTTGGACGGCTTGGATTGCAGATGATGGAAAAACCTATTAAGCCATAA